Part of the Novipirellula artificiosorum genome, CTTGCGTCATCGCCAAGATGCCGAGGATGTGACGCAAGAAACGTTTTCGCGAGTCGCTCGGTACTTGGACCGCTGGGATACCCGACGCCCGATTGAACCTTGGCTGGCAACCATCGCTGGCAACCGCTGCCGCACCTACTTGTCGCGACACCGCTCACCGATCGTTTCGCCGCTGCCGATCGAACCGGCGGGCACCCATGCCGAACATCAAATCGCCGAACAGACGCTGCGAGAGGAAATTGGGTTAGCACTCAGCCAGCAACCCGCCAACCATCGGATGGCGTTTCGCTTGTTCCACGACCAAGCCATGAATTATGCCGAGATCGCTGAGCGACTTGATTGCCCGATCGGCACGGCGAAAACTTGGGTCCATCGGGCACGTACCGGATTGATGCAACAGTTGGTAGCCCGCGAGGTCCTCGCCGGTGCGCCCAAGCATCGATCCAAGGGCGATTCACCCGGCAAGGAACTATCTCGTAGGAATCACCATCATTCGGAGGGGCCAGAATGAATTGCGACGATTTCATGGAACGACTTCAGCAACGTATCGACGACCGATTGTCGATTGATGAAGATGTGCCGCTGCAGCGGCATGCTCAGCGGTGCGATGTTTGTCGTGGACAACTGTTTGCTTGGCAGCAAATCACGCGAGTGTTGCCAGTGGTGATCTCGCCAACCCGACATCCAGTCGTGACGTTCGCACAACGATTGGCCGTGTCGGTCGCGATGATCGCGGCGGCAGTGATGTTCGCGTTCTTCGTCATGACCTCGCCGCCAGAGCCCATCTCCTTTGCCAAAGCGGCGACGAACCCAGCCAAGGCTCAACCGGCACCCCTCGCAGCAAGCGTCAGGGCGGACCGATCAACGGACGCTGTCCGATCGGAGTTCAACCACAGCACCTTAACGAGTGTCTCGGAGCCTCGCGAAGTCCCATCGGCTTCGAGAAACCCTTGGCTCCAAACGGTCCAAAACCGAAATTGGATCGAGCAAACCATGCCGACGGTGCAATCCTTTGGACGGGGGGTCGCGCCGCTTGGCCGATCCCTGTTGCGTGCGGTCACGATCCTAACAACCAGCGGCCAAGGTCAGCCATCGTGATGAGCCGCTCGACCTACTCGCGTTCTCTACGGAGGGGTGAGGGACGACACGTATTCGGCAAAACCGCTGCCGTCCTGTTCCTTGTTTTCTGCGGATTTGCCGCGGCAGCCCAAGCCGAACAGCTGTTCCAACTTCGCAACGGGTTGACGCTGCGCGGTTCCAAGGCAGAAATCCCAGCCCTCAACGCCAATGCGTTTTCAGCCGCAGGAAACGCGGAAATGAAATCCCGCCCGATCTGGGTGATTAACGATGGGCTGACGCGAATCTACCTGCATGGCAAGGGGATGTCGGCGGCCGACCCTGTCGATGTGCGCGACATGGAAGAACCGATCATGATTTGGCAGCCGACGCCTCTTGGCGGCAATGAGATCGCGGTGGTCGGAACGATCTTGGCAACGTCGCCTTTCAACGAATACGGCCGCCGCGTCATGAAGGTACAAAGCGACGATGGCCCACTTACACTGATTCAAGGAATCACGGAGATCAGTGGACGCTACGCTCGAGTCGATTCTCTAAAGGGCGAAGTTTCTTACATTTGGGACACACGGCTTGCGACCAGCTCGATCGATTCGAACACACTCAAGGCC contains:
- a CDS encoding RNA polymerase sigma factor; amino-acid sequence: MEDSTALLIERYRQNDPTAFTQLVSRYHSLVFGVCMRCLRHRQDAEDVTQETFSRVARYLDRWDTRRPIEPWLATIAGNRCRTYLSRHRSPIVSPLPIEPAGTHAEHQIAEQTLREEIGLALSQQPANHRMAFRLFHDQAMNYAEIAERLDCPIGTAKTWVHRARTGLMQQLVAREVLAGAPKHRSKGDSPGKELSRRNHHHSEGPE
- a CDS encoding anti-sigma factor family protein yields the protein MNCDDFMERLQQRIDDRLSIDEDVPLQRHAQRCDVCRGQLFAWQQITRVLPVVISPTRHPVVTFAQRLAVSVAMIAAAVMFAFFVMTSPPEPISFAKAATNPAKAQPAPLAASVRADRSTDAVRSEFNHSTLTSVSEPREVPSASRNPWLQTVQNRNWIEQTMPTVQSFGRGVAPLGRSLLRAVTILTTSGQGQPS